A segment of the Lolium perenne isolate Kyuss_39 chromosome 3, Kyuss_2.0, whole genome shotgun sequence genome:
ccgttcggctatcatcgactagcaccacatcatccgcaaagagcatacaccatgggatgtctccttgtatatcccttgtgacctcatccatcaccaaatcaaaaagataagggctcaaagctgacccttggtgtagccctattctacttggaaagtcatcagtgtcgccatcgcttgttcgaacacttgtcacaatattatcatacatatccttgatgagggtaatgtactttattgggactttgtgtttctccaaggcccaccacatgacattccgaggtatcttatcataggccttctccaaatcaatgaacaccatatgaaggtccttcttttgctccctgtatctctccatcagctgtcgtaccaagaagatggcttccatggtagacctcccaggcatgaaaccaaattggtttttggtcacgcttgtcaaccttcttaagcggtgctcaatgactctctcccatagcttcatagtatggctcatcagcttgattccacggtaattagtacaactttgaacatcccccttgttcttgaagattggtactaaaatactccgcctccattcttcgggcatcttgtttgaccgaaaaatgaggttgaaaagcttagttagccatactatcgctacgtccccaaggcctctccacgcctcgatggggataccatcgggACCCATCGCCTTGCCGCCTTTCATCCTCCTTAACGCCTCCTTAACCTCAGACTCCTGGATACGTCGAACAAAGCACATGCTGGTATCATCAAAGGAGTCGTCTAGCTCAATGGTAGAGCTCTCAACCTCTCCATTGTAAAGGTTGTCAAAGTACTCCCGCCATCTACGCTTGATCGCCTCATCCTTCACAAGAAGCTTATCATCTCCGTCCTTGATGCATTTGACTTCGTTGACATCCCTCGTCTTCCTCTCCCTAAACTTGGCCATCTTATAGATGTCCCTTTCGCCTTCCTTCGTGTTTAAACGTTGGTAGAGGTCCTCATACGCCCGACCCCTTGCTTCACTCACCGCCCGCTTTGCAGCCTTCTTCGCCACCTTGTACTTCTCCATGTTAGCTGCACTCCTGTCCAGATATAGGCATCTGAAATAGTCCTTTTTCTCCCTAATAACCTCCTGGACCTCATCGTTCCACCACCAGGTATCCTTAGCTTCCCTTCTACTTCCCTTAGTCACCCCAAACTCCTCTACAGCGACCTTCCGCAAGCAGGTCGCCATACTCGTCCACATCATGTTTGCATCGCCTCCTTCCTCCCAAGGGCCCTCCTTAATAACCCTCTCCCTGAAAGCCTGGGATGCCTCACCCTTGAGCTTCCACCACTTTGTTCTAGCGACTTTGGCGCGCTTACCCCGCTGGACACGGATCCTAAAGCGAAAGTCTGCAACCACCAGCTTATGTTGAGGGACAACACTCTCTCCAGGTATCACCTTACAATCAATGCAGGCGCGTCTGTCTTCTCTTCTAGAGAGGACAAAATCAATCTGGCTAGAGTGTAGACCACTACTGAACGTCACTAGATGGGATTCTCTCTTCCTAAAGAGGGTGTTAGCTACGACCATGTCATAGGCTAGAGCGAAGCTCAggacatcttctccttcttggttcctgatgccatagccaaagcccccatgcaccctttcaaaacctgtgttaaatgtacccacatggccattgaggtctcctcctatgaagagcttctcaccaataggtacctgatggcgtgtatttcacacgttcgttgggcaaccccaagaggaaggtatgatgcgcacagcagcaagttttccctcagaaagaaaccaaggtttatcgaaccaggaggagccaagaagcacgttgaaggttgatggcggcgggatgtagtgcggcgcaacaccagggattccggcgccaacgtggaacctgcacaacacaaccaaagtactttgccccaacgaaacagtgaggttgtcaatctcaccggcttgctgtaacaaagagttaaccgtattgtgtggaagatgattgtttgcagaaaacaagagaacaaagattgtgcaaagagattgtatttcagtaaagagaattggaccggggtccacagttcactagaggtgtctctcccataagacgaacaacatgttgggtgaacaaattacagttgggcaattgacaaatagagagggcatgaccatgcacatacatattatgatgagtattgtgagatttaattgggcattacgacaaagtacatagaccgtcatccaactgcatctatgcctaaaaagtccaccttcaggttatcatccgaacc
Coding sequences within it:
- the LOC139837994 gene encoding uncharacterized protein codes for the protein MVVANTLFRKRESHLVTFSSGLHSSQIDFVLSRREDRRACIDCKVIPGESVVPQHKLVVADFRFRIRVQRGKRAKVARTKWWKLKGEASQAFRERVIKEGPWEEGGDANMMWTSMATCLRKVAVEEFGVTKGSRREAKDTWWWNDEVQEVIREKKDYFRCLYLDRSAANMEKYKVAKKAAKRAVSEARGRAYEDLYQRLNTKEGERDIYKMAKFRERKTRDVNEVKCIKDGDDKLLVKDEAIKRRWREYFDNLYNGEVESSTIELDDSFDDTSMCFVRRIQESEVKEALRRMKGGKAMGPDASSGNRPVLSVTAKSPGTAHPSGKQARDHFARQADDVQFYAFKFLAKSMEGPWLMTQVAVMVADTFLLVHVLWQVADNTDSSPSDLG